A segment of the Terribacillus aidingensis genome:
AGTATGGATTGGAAGAATCATATTTAAATAAGAGTTCTGCGCTCCATCGCCGGCATTATGGTCAGTATTTCACCCCCGATTATATTGCACACATGATGAAACAGTGGGTGCTGCATAATCTGGAGGGCAGGAGGCTGCTTGATCCTGCTGTCGGTATGGGGAAGCTGGTTAAAGATATACCCACTACATATGATATAGACGCTTACGATGAAGACTTAGAGATTCTGGAAGCTAACAGGCACTTTTTCTCATCCCATTCGTCCATTCAGCTATATGAGCATGATTTCCTTGTAGATGGATGGGACAAAACATATGACGGTATTATATGCAATCCTCCCTATATTCCTTTTCGAAACGAAGATGAGAAGGAAATATACTTAAACTTATTCCGGCAGAATATGGGCGTCTCGCTTTCTACATATACTAATTTGTACGGTCTATTTATTTTGAAAGCACTGCATCAGCTAGAAGAACACGGACGTGCTGCATTTATTGTACCTTCAGACTTTTTGAATGCACGTTATGGAACGAAAATAAAAGAATACCTTCTGAATGATAGCGGCTTGGAAATGATCATAAATACTGACATCCAAATGGGCTGGTTCAAAGGGGCAGCGACTACCAGCTCTCTGCTGCTATTCGATAAGTCAAACAGAAGTGACACAATTGAGTTTATTCGAACGCAATCCAATGAGGAGCTTCAGCAGGCAGCAGCATATATGCTGTCTGATCGGAAAAAGCCCTTGGGTATCATTCGCCGCCAACAGGATCTTGCCCCGGCTGATAAATGGAGATTACATTTCTATCAGGAAGACCAGAAACGTTTCAAGAACGTCCAGCCGCTTAACCATTTTGCTGCTGCTAAACAGGGTATAAAAACTGGATCAAATCAGTATTTCTGCTTCAATAATAGCAAGATGCGCCAGTGGAACATCGGTAAGCAGCATTTTCTGCCTTGTATTTCTAAATCAGCTCAATTGAAAAATCCCTTTTTTACGTATATTGATTACAAACAGCTCGTGCAAGAGGATGAACAAATGCTTCTGCTGAACGCAGATGATGAACAATTAGATCATGCATTGGTACAGTATCTAGAGGATGGCAAGGCCCACCGCGTAGATCAGCGCCACCTCATCAGATCCCGCAAACCATGGTACCGGTATCCTGTATTGGACGCAGCTTCGATCTTGGTAAGTGTATTCAACCGGAAGCAGATACAGTTTGTGCGAAATAAAACCAATGTCCGCCATCTGGACCAGTTAATCGGTATTCATTTTTATGAGGAATACGAACAAGATGCAGATCTTTTCATGGCTTATTTCCTCAGTGACAGAGCGCAGGAGCTAATGGCAAATCCTCACAAGGAATACGGTAAGGATCTGAAGAAACTGGAACCTGATGATCTGAACTCATCCCTTGTCTTGGATGTTCACGCACTTTCTGAGGATCAGAAGCAGGAAATCCGCAGTCTATACGGACGAATTGAATATTTAACGACACATGACGGAGATCAGCGGGAATTGGAGCACCACTATCGGCTGCTGAACGAGTTGTTTCATGATTGGATACAACCATATGAGGAAGAGGAGCTGTAAAAAAAGCTCCTCTTTTTTTGGTTAAAAACGCTAAACTATTCCTGGATTCCTCCGATAGATACGAATGTACATGTATAGCTACTAGGGGGATGACATTGGAAAATAAAATTGAAGCAATCATAACAGCAGTGCCATATATAAAAGCAATCCTTAGAGAAGAAGCAATGATCACCATTTTTGATGCAGAGCAGTATCTGTATTATTCTCCAAGTGCAGATCTAAACTTCCACCATAAAGCTGGAGATCCATTACCTGAAGATTACAAGCAATTCAAGCAAGTCAATCCAGACGGCGTTACTATCGTAAAAGTACCGAAAGAACAATTCGGCGTACCATTTGATAGCATTTCCATCCCGATAAAAGACGATGATGGGAAGATGATTGGCGGCTTGAATTGTGCAGTGACGACAGCCAAACAAGATCTGTTCAAGGACATTATCAGCAGTATGGAAAGCGCAACCGATGCTTTACTAGGAAAGATACAGCATATTGCAGCGCATTCTGAGGAGCTATCTGCAACGACTGAGCAAATCTCTGAGAATACACGCAATACAGTGGCACATTCTGCTAAAATAACTGATATTGCAGGAACGATCAAAGGTATCAGTGAGCAGACGAATCTTCTCGGCCTCAACGCAGCCATTGAAGCAGCACGCGTCGGCAGTGCTGGCGCCGGATTCGGAGTTGTGGCTACAGAAGTCCGCAAGCTCAGTATTGAATCAAAGAATGCAACTATCAGTATCGAAGAAACACTTCGTGCAATAAAGGATTCTATCAACCGGATGCAAAATGATTTCCAAGAAATTGCAAGCTCTTCCCAGGAAGAAGCCAAGCTGGTTACTGAGTTTATGACTGAAATTGAAACACTGACAAAAACAGCTGCCGACCTGCGGGAATATGCAGAAAAGAATATATTGACATAAAAAAGACGAGCCTAGCATGAAAGCAGGCTCGTCTTACTTATTATTCTTCGAAATTACGGCCATCGTTACGGTACCATGGATAGTCTGTTCCGAATGCCACTGCCATTTCCTTGGATCGTTTTAACCGTTCCTTACGATAGGCAGCACGCTGCGGCGCACCATCATGCAGCCACTTCTCTTCCGGGCTTTCCGGAAATACTTCTGGTACTACAACCGGCTGTTTGTTGTCATCCAATGCAACCATCGTTAAAAACGCTGTTGCCGATACCTTTCTGTCTCCTGTGCGCAAATCCTCTGTCACTGCTTTGACAAAAACCTCCATGGAGGTATTGTTTGTCCACGTAACAAATGCTTCTACACAGATTGTATCTCCTACTTTCACCGGTGCAAGGAAATCCACACTGTCGGTTGAAGCTGTCACAACAAGCTGTCTAGCATGGCGGTATGCAGCGATTGCTGCTACGTCATCGATATGAGCCATGAGCGTCCCTCCGAACAGCGTACCGTGGTTGTTCGTATCAGGAGGAAGTACATGGGACGTTTTAACTGTCAAAGATGCGATACATGGTTTCGATTTCACTATGGGTTCCTTCTTTCCGCCAGACTTTAGGCTACAAGATCGGGGAGATCAAACGCGAAAGGGATTCCTTGAAACGAATCCAGTTTGACCTCTGCTTATATAGTTTATGTGAAAGCTGTGTTGATAATAGGATATCCTCTTCAAATTTTTCTTTCAATACCCCTGCCGTATTTTGATCATATAAAAATGCATTTACTTCGAAATTCAGACGGAAGCTTCGGACATCGATATTAGCCGTTCCGACTGAAGATATCTTATCATCTACAACAATCGTCTTTGCATGCAGGAAGCCATTTTGATAAATATAAACTTGGGCACCAGCCTTGATCAAGTCACCCGCATTCGAGTAAGTTGCCCAATAAACAAATGGATGATCCGGCTTGTTCGGAATCATGATCCGGACGTCTACCCCTGACAGCACAGCAACCTTCAGTGCATCTGCCAGACTCTCATCCGGAATGAAGTATGGCGTCTGGATATATACATACTTCTTGGCAGAGAGAATCATCTTGATATAGCCATGCTTGATCTGCTCCCATTCAGAATCCGGTCCACTTGAAACGATCTGCACCCCGACATTACCAACTGGTTCAGATAAATAATAGCGGTCTTCATATTCGATATCATGCCGGGAAGCTTGGTTCCAATCCAAAATGAAGCGTGTCTGCATTGCTCTTACGGCCTCTCCAGTGATCCGCAGATGCGTATCACGCCAGTAACCGAATTTTTTATCATAACCTAAATACTCATCCCCGATATTAAAGCCGCCAATATAGCCTACCTTCCCATCGATGATAGCCAATTTACGGTGATTTCGGTGATTTAGCTTCAGATTGATTTTCGGAATGAAGGACGGGAAGAAAGCTTCGATTTCAACACCAGCTTTTACGAGTCTGCGAACATAGTTCTTCTTGATACTTCGCGAGCCCATATCATCATACAAAAAGCGCACTTTGACGCCTTCTTGTGCCTTCATAATCAATACATCTGCCAACCGTTCGCCAAGCTTGTCGCTTCGCACAATATAATACAAAAGGTGAATATGGTCCTTTGCCTGCGAAAGATCATGCAGCAGCGCATGAAACTTCTTCTGGCCATCCGTGAACAGCTCTACATCATTCCCCTGCGTCAAAATTGCATCATCATTCCGCAAATGCATGTAGGCCAGGTCTTTGTATTCCTTAACCGCCTCCTGTTTATAGACGAATGTATCTTCCTCGATAGCGCGTAATTGGGCCTGTACTTGCTTCTTCACGCCAAGTCTGGATTTCGTATCCCAGGTGAATATCTTACCCGAGAGCTTGCGGCCGAAAAGCAAATAAATAACGAAGCCCGCTACCGGAATAAAGACGAGTACTAGCAGCCATGCCCATGTGACACTGGCATCGCGCCTTTCCAGGAAAACAATCGCTAATGCCAGGAGAATATTTATGATAGTTAATAATCCTAATAAATACGCAAATATATGCACATGAGCGTCTCCCTTCATATGTAGCATATTTCCAATTACCCATACTAATATATAGTATCACAGCAAGCATTGACAACTTCTTGTAACCCCAAAAGAAACAAAAGTATTGAAAAGCGTCAAACTCAACCTTACACTTGAATCATACAGAGAAAGAAAGAGAGGCCATAATAATATGCAATCGCAATCATCCAAGTCCGGCGTCGTGTATGCAGCAATTGCATACGTGATGTGGGGCGTACTGCCGCTTTTTTGGAACTTATTAGGGGAAATAGACGCAGGTCATCTGCTGGCTCACAGAATCGTCTGGTCCTTTGTGACGATGATCCTTGTAGTTCTTTTGCTAGGGAAAATCCATCCCTTCCTGAAACAAGTAAAGGATTTAGTTTCAGATAAGCGTGCGTTCTGGGGTCTGTT
Coding sequences within it:
- a CDS encoding N-6 DNA methylase; amino-acid sequence: MEEYGLEESYLNKSSALHRRHYGQYFTPDYIAHMMKQWVLHNLEGRRLLDPAVGMGKLVKDIPTTYDIDAYDEDLEILEANRHFFSSHSSIQLYEHDFLVDGWDKTYDGIICNPPYIPFRNEDEKEIYLNLFRQNMGVSLSTYTNLYGLFILKALHQLEEHGRAAFIVPSDFLNARYGTKIKEYLLNDSGLEMIINTDIQMGWFKGAATTSSLLLFDKSNRSDTIEFIRTQSNEELQQAAAYMLSDRKKPLGIIRRQQDLAPADKWRLHFYQEDQKRFKNVQPLNHFAAAKQGIKTGSNQYFCFNNSKMRQWNIGKQHFLPCISKSAQLKNPFFTYIDYKQLVQEDEQMLLLNADDEQLDHALVQYLEDGKAHRVDQRHLIRSRKPWYRYPVLDAASILVSVFNRKQIQFVRNKTNVRHLDQLIGIHFYEEYEQDADLFMAYFLSDRAQELMANPHKEYGKDLKKLEPDDLNSSLVLDVHALSEDQKQEIRSLYGRIEYLTTHDGDQRELEHHYRLLNELFHDWIQPYEEEEL
- a CDS encoding methyl-accepting chemotaxis protein — translated: MTLENKIEAIITAVPYIKAILREEAMITIFDAEQYLYYSPSADLNFHHKAGDPLPEDYKQFKQVNPDGVTIVKVPKEQFGVPFDSISIPIKDDDGKMIGGLNCAVTTAKQDLFKDIISSMESATDALLGKIQHIAAHSEELSATTEQISENTRNTVAHSAKITDIAGTIKGISEQTNLLGLNAAIEAARVGSAGAGFGVVATEVRKLSIESKNATISIEETLRAIKDSINRMQNDFQEIASSSQEEAKLVTEFMTEIETLTKTAADLREYAEKNILT
- a CDS encoding acyl-CoA thioesterase, yielding MKSKPCIASLTVKTSHVLPPDTNNHGTLFGGTLMAHIDDVAAIAAYRHARQLVVTASTDSVDFLAPVKVGDTICVEAFVTWTNNTSMEVFVKAVTEDLRTGDRKVSATAFLTMVALDDNKQPVVVPEVFPESPEEKWLHDGAPQRAAYRKERLKRSKEMAVAFGTDYPWYRNDGRNFEE
- the cls gene encoding cardiolipin synthase — protein: MHIFAYLLGLLTIINILLALAIVFLERRDASVTWAWLLVLVFIPVAGFVIYLLFGRKLSGKIFTWDTKSRLGVKKQVQAQLRAIEEDTFVYKQEAVKEYKDLAYMHLRNDDAILTQGNDVELFTDGQKKFHALLHDLSQAKDHIHLLYYIVRSDKLGERLADVLIMKAQEGVKVRFLYDDMGSRSIKKNYVRRLVKAGVEIEAFFPSFIPKINLKLNHRNHRKLAIIDGKVGYIGGFNIGDEYLGYDKKFGYWRDTHLRITGEAVRAMQTRFILDWNQASRHDIEYEDRYYLSEPVGNVGVQIVSSGPDSEWEQIKHGYIKMILSAKKYVYIQTPYFIPDESLADALKVAVLSGVDVRIMIPNKPDHPFVYWATYSNAGDLIKAGAQVYIYQNGFLHAKTIVVDDKISSVGTANIDVRSFRLNFEVNAFLYDQNTAGVLKEKFEEDILLSTQLSHKLYKQRSNWIRFKESLSRLISPIL